The Corynebacterium poyangense genome includes a window with the following:
- a CDS encoding DIP1281 family NlpC/P60 protein, which produces MFNSTPRRHGRLVTRSTVATVLCAAMLSSTASFVHPGVANAAPTNPSNTDIQNALDAIRNSQGNVAGLAGAIAQVQDEINKVELHMGELREGVNKALVDLHDAQATAEQARQGVRSARDRLNTTQREIEDAQKKLDEISRTAYRHSNTGGIEAAASDDAARDALDRQTYLRTNAEEQQQAISALDQARTEHANEESRLRAARDLAEQRESEAAAAKDAAESRIQETSGQLAAENARRQDLMQQRDLAQAELDGNREKADELHQQRKEYEAYQQAEQERAAAEEAARQAAEQRRQAEDAARQAKAEADRERREKEAEEARRSEEQKEAERKAKANQAAQAAAALIAAASAAHNQTENPYPQGEDAANATISAVHNAGEQNPNVNGTEVPLGQVPTLDSVSEAAGNTAGAAQGSRDQKIETVINRAMSQLGVPYAWGGGTATGPSQGIRDGGVADSYGDYNKIGFDCSGLVLYAYAGIGIALPHYTGYQYQYGTKVNINEIQRGDLLFWGPNAEYHVAIYLGNGQMIEAPQSGSVVQVSSVRYAGMSPYAVRLI; this is translated from the coding sequence ATGTTTAACTCCACTCCCCGCCGCCACGGACGTTTGGTGACACGATCGACTGTGGCGACCGTTTTGTGCGCTGCCATGTTGAGCAGCACAGCTAGTTTTGTTCACCCTGGTGTAGCGAACGCTGCCCCAACAAACCCCAGCAACACTGATATTCAGAATGCGCTGGATGCGATCCGCAACAGTCAAGGAAATGTGGCAGGTCTGGCTGGAGCCATTGCTCAGGTGCAAGATGAAATCAATAAAGTTGAGTTGCACATGGGCGAACTCCGTGAAGGAGTAAACAAAGCCCTTGTTGACTTGCATGATGCTCAAGCCACGGCGGAACAGGCACGGCAGGGGGTTCGATCTGCTCGAGACCGGCTTAATACCACCCAACGAGAAATTGAAGACGCACAAAAGAAGCTAGATGAGATTTCTCGTACGGCATATCGACATAGCAACACCGGCGGAATCGAAGCTGCTGCTAGCGATGATGCAGCGCGTGACGCTTTAGATCGTCAAACCTATCTGCGGACCAACGCCGAAGAACAGCAGCAAGCCATTTCCGCATTAGATCAAGCGCGTACGGAACATGCCAACGAGGAATCGCGGTTGCGTGCTGCTCGTGATTTGGCGGAACAGCGAGAATCCGAGGCGGCTGCGGCCAAAGATGCTGCAGAGTCTCGGATTCAGGAGACTTCCGGCCAACTTGCTGCAGAAAATGCTCGACGTCAGGACCTGATGCAGCAGCGCGATTTAGCTCAGGCTGAGCTCGATGGTAATCGGGAAAAAGCGGATGAGCTTCATCAGCAGCGCAAAGAGTATGAGGCTTATCAGCAGGCCGAGCAAGAACGTGCTGCTGCCGAAGAAGCAGCACGTCAGGCAGCTGAACAGCGTCGTCAAGCAGAAGATGCTGCCCGTCAGGCCAAGGCTGAGGCGGATCGGGAACGTCGGGAAAAGGAAGCCGAGGAAGCACGACGCTCCGAGGAGCAGAAAGAAGCTGAACGTAAGGCTAAAGCTAATCAAGCGGCTCAAGCAGCTGCCGCGTTGATTGCGGCAGCTAGTGCGGCTCATAATCAGACGGAGAATCCATACCCTCAGGGCGAAGACGCGGCTAATGCCACGATCTCTGCGGTGCATAATGCTGGGGAGCAAAACCCCAATGTTAATGGCACCGAGGTGCCCTTAGGTCAAGTCCCAACCTTGGACTCTGTGTCCGAAGCGGCCGGAAATACTGCTGGCGCTGCTCAGGGTTCGCGAGATCAAAAAATTGAAACGGTGATCAACCGGGCAATGTCTCAGCTTGGGGTTCCTTATGCCTGGGGTGGCGGAACTGCGACAGGACCGTCTCAAGGTATCCGGGACGGCGGAGTGGCAGATTCCTATGGGGACTACAACAAGATTGGCTTCGACTGCTCTGGGCTAGTGTTGTACGCCTACGCTGGCATCGGAATTGCCCTGCCGCACTATACCGGTTATCAGTACCAATACGGCACGAAAGTGAATATCAACGAAATCCAGCGAGGCGATCTCCTCTTCTGGGGTCCCAATGCGGAATACCACGTTGCTATCTACTTAGGTAACGGTCAGATGATTGAGGCACCTCAATCAGGATCTGTAGTGCAGGTTTCTTCAGTCCGATATGCAGGCATGAGTCCTTACGCGGTTCGCTTGATTTAA
- a CDS encoding Rv1476 family membrane protein, with product MDALQSDLAQQLAEGHVAIESPHLGDSPFVDQEGKLSQIAVEAENDGFGSLGIVIVNHDPSEAGGLRNLGIDLLNDSDLDTIVLRSPTIVDVVSKTHHRAELEIGRNNLAQNLDPVAYPGQLHAFIADLDNYSAPWGMFSLIAAIVVGAVFVAAWRAARTAFIR from the coding sequence ATGGATGCCCTCCAGAGCGATCTTGCCCAGCAACTAGCTGAGGGCCACGTCGCTATCGAATCACCTCACCTTGGCGATAGCCCATTTGTAGACCAAGAGGGAAAGCTCAGTCAGATCGCCGTTGAGGCGGAAAATGACGGTTTTGGCTCTCTTGGAATAGTCATTGTTAATCATGATCCCAGCGAAGCCGGGGGACTTCGTAACCTTGGAATTGATTTACTGAACGACTCCGACCTTGACACAATTGTTCTGAGATCGCCCACGATCGTCGATGTGGTGAGTAAGACGCACCATCGGGCCGAACTGGAGATTGGGCGAAATAATCTAGCCCAGAACCTTGACCCAGTCGCTTATCCCGGGCAACTCCACGCCTTTATTGCAGACCTGGATAACTATTCCGCGCCGTGGGGAATGTTTAGTCTTATTGCCGCAATTGTGGTCGGCGCCGTCTTTGTGGCTGCGTGGCGCGCCGCGCGTACAGCTTTCATCAGGTAG
- the can gene encoding aconitate hydratase gives MTESKNSFDAKRTLEVGDRTYEYFALDVVPGMEKLPYSLKVLGENLLRTEDGLNVTEDHIKAIANWDPDAEPDTEIQFTPARVLMQDFTGVPCVVDLATMREAVKTLGGDPDQVNPLAPAEMVIDHSVITESFGRPDSLAKNVEIEYQRNEERYQFLRWGAENFSNFRVVPPGTGIVHQVNIEYLSRVVFDNDGLAYPDTCIGTDSHTTMENGLGILGWGVGGIEAEAAMLGQPVSMLIPRVVGFKLTGEIPAGVTATDVVLTITEMLREHGVVQKFVEFYGSGVKSVPQANRATIGNMSPEFGSTCAIFPIDEETINYLTLTGRSQEDVERVEAYAKAQGMWLAEDTPEAQYSEYLELDLSTVQPSIAGPKRPQDRILLSNSKAQFREDLKVFTNDPVCEDDSQAAAKMGAEGGATAVEAHEDIDNYNASFAGHGESAAVGAKGRPSKPVTVQSPRGGEYTIDHGMVAIASITSCTNTSNPSVMVGAGLVARKANEKGLKAKPWVKTICAPGSQVVDGYFQRADLWKDLEALGFYLAGFGCTSCIGNSGPLPDEISDAINDNDITATAVLSGNRNFEGRISPDVKMNYLASPMLVIAYAIAGTMDIDFDSQPIGQDSEGNDVYLKDIWPSAEEIEQTINDSISREMYVEDYADVFKGDEQWQNLDVPKGKTFEWDENSTYIRKAPYFEGMQLEPAPVEDIKGARVLAKLGDSVTTDHISPASAIKPGTPAAQYLDAAGVERQDYNSLGSRRGNHEVMVRGTFANIRLQNQLVDQAGGYTLDFTQDGAPQSFIYDAAMNYQEAGIPLVVLGGKEYGTGSSRDWAAKGTNLLGVRAVITESFERIHRSNLIGMGVIPLQFPAGESHESLGLDGHETFDIEGITEFNKDGYIPNTVHVVAKKETGDQVEFDAVVRIDTPGEALYYRHGGILQYVLRQMVKS, from the coding sequence GTGACTGAAAGCAAGAACTCCTTTGACGCCAAGCGCACGCTCGAAGTTGGCGACCGTACATATGAGTACTTCGCACTCGACGTTGTGCCCGGCATGGAAAAATTGCCTTATTCTCTCAAGGTACTTGGCGAAAACCTGCTGCGTACCGAAGACGGCTTAAATGTCACCGAAGATCATATTAAAGCCATTGCTAATTGGGATCCTGACGCCGAACCGGATACCGAAATTCAATTCACCCCGGCTCGGGTGCTGATGCAGGACTTTACCGGTGTACCTTGCGTTGTGGACTTAGCAACCATGCGTGAAGCGGTGAAGACCCTTGGTGGCGATCCAGACCAGGTTAATCCCCTTGCTCCCGCAGAAATGGTGATTGACCACTCGGTCATCACGGAATCATTTGGTCGCCCTGATTCTTTGGCGAAGAATGTTGAAATTGAATACCAGCGCAATGAAGAGCGTTATCAGTTCCTGCGCTGGGGCGCAGAGAACTTTTCTAATTTCCGAGTAGTTCCGCCCGGAACCGGTATTGTTCACCAGGTCAATATCGAGTACCTCTCGCGCGTTGTTTTTGATAACGATGGTCTCGCTTACCCCGACACCTGTATTGGTACCGACTCCCACACCACTATGGAAAACGGTCTCGGTATTTTGGGTTGGGGCGTTGGCGGTATTGAGGCAGAGGCCGCGATGCTCGGCCAGCCCGTATCTATGCTGATTCCTCGGGTCGTCGGATTTAAACTCACCGGTGAAATTCCCGCCGGCGTCACCGCTACTGACGTGGTACTCACCATCACCGAGATGCTGCGTGAGCATGGCGTGGTGCAGAAGTTCGTAGAATTCTACGGATCTGGTGTGAAGTCTGTTCCGCAGGCTAACCGTGCCACCATTGGCAACATGTCACCGGAGTTCGGCTCTACCTGTGCGATCTTCCCGATCGACGAAGAAACCATCAACTACCTGACCCTAACCGGCCGTTCCCAAGAAGATGTCGAACGCGTCGAGGCTTATGCCAAAGCCCAGGGCATGTGGCTCGCTGAGGACACCCCAGAGGCTCAGTACTCCGAATATCTCGAGCTGGATCTTTCTACAGTTCAGCCTTCGATTGCAGGCCCCAAGCGCCCTCAGGATCGGATTCTTTTGAGCAATTCCAAGGCTCAGTTCCGGGAAGATCTCAAGGTCTTCACCAATGATCCAGTGTGCGAGGATGACTCCCAGGCTGCAGCCAAGATGGGCGCTGAAGGCGGAGCAACTGCCGTCGAAGCCCACGAAGACATTGATAACTACAATGCTTCTTTTGCTGGACACGGAGAATCCGCAGCCGTCGGCGCAAAGGGTCGTCCCTCGAAGCCGGTTACTGTTCAGTCCCCACGTGGTGGTGAGTACACCATCGACCACGGCATGGTCGCCATCGCATCGATTACCTCGTGTACCAACACCTCTAATCCTTCCGTGATGGTTGGTGCTGGACTGGTTGCCCGTAAAGCCAATGAAAAGGGTCTGAAAGCTAAGCCCTGGGTCAAGACCATTTGTGCTCCTGGCTCCCAGGTGGTTGACGGTTATTTCCAGCGGGCAGATCTGTGGAAAGACCTAGAAGCTCTGGGATTCTATTTGGCTGGCTTCGGCTGTACTTCATGCATTGGCAACTCCGGTCCTTTGCCAGATGAAATCTCGGATGCCATTAATGACAACGACATTACGGCCACGGCTGTACTGTCCGGTAACCGCAACTTTGAAGGCCGCATCTCTCCCGACGTGAAGATGAATTACCTGGCCTCGCCCATGCTGGTCATCGCATACGCCATTGCTGGCACCATGGACATTGATTTCGACTCTCAGCCCATTGGTCAAGATTCTGAAGGTAATGATGTCTATCTGAAAGACATCTGGCCTTCTGCCGAAGAAATCGAGCAGACGATCAATGACTCAATCTCTCGTGAGATGTACGTAGAGGACTATGCCGATGTCTTCAAGGGCGACGAGCAATGGCAGAACCTCGATGTTCCTAAGGGTAAGACTTTCGAATGGGATGAAAACTCTACTTACATCCGGAAGGCTCCTTACTTCGAAGGAATGCAGTTAGAGCCCGCACCGGTTGAGGACATCAAGGGTGCTCGTGTTCTTGCTAAGCTCGGCGACTCGGTCACCACTGACCACATCTCCCCTGCGTCGGCTATTAAGCCCGGCACTCCTGCGGCACAGTACCTTGATGCTGCTGGAGTGGAGCGCCAGGACTATAACTCCCTCGGTTCCCGACGTGGTAACCACGAGGTGATGGTTCGCGGTACCTTCGCTAATATTCGACTGCAAAATCAGTTGGTCGATCAAGCCGGCGGATATACTCTGGACTTCACTCAGGACGGTGCTCCGCAGTCCTTCATCTATGATGCCGCGATGAACTACCAAGAAGCTGGAATCCCCTTGGTTGTTCTGGGTGGTAAGGAATATGGAACCGGGTCCTCGCGTGACTGGGCCGCCAAGGGTACCAATCTTTTGGGTGTGCGCGCCGTCATTACCGAGTCCTTCGAGCGTATTCACCGCTCTAACCTCATTGGTATGGGCGTCATCCCGCTGCAGTTCCCAGCTGGTGAGTCTCATGAATCCCTTGGCCTTGATGGACACGAAACCTTCGATATTGAAGGCATTACTGAGTTCAACAAGGACGGCTACATCCCCAATACGGTGCACGTTGTAGCAAAGAAAGAAACCGGGGATCAAGTAGAGTTTGACGCCGTCGTGCGCATCGACACACCCGGTGAAGCTCTCTACTACCGCCACGGCGGTATCCTCCAGTACGTTCTGCGCCAGATGGTGAAATCCTAA
- a CDS encoding TetR/AcrR family transcriptional regulator: MPIVSDTELTRRRQEILEGARRCFAEHGYEGATVRRLEESTGKSRGAIFHHFGDKENLFLALAREDAARQAEVVAKEGLVQVMRDMLNHPERYDWLSTRLEITRLLRTDPAFKARWQEHQAVLDKAVTQRLQQNAAADRMRSDVPMSVLHTFLETVMEGFITLLASGGSTQGLEKVLDLVEETVRGHSS, encoded by the coding sequence ATGCCGATAGTCAGTGACACCGAGTTAACTCGTCGCCGCCAAGAAATCTTGGAAGGCGCTCGGCGCTGCTTCGCTGAACATGGATACGAAGGCGCTACGGTCCGACGCCTAGAAGAATCGACGGGAAAATCCCGGGGCGCAATCTTTCATCATTTCGGAGATAAGGAAAACCTTTTTCTTGCTTTAGCAAGAGAAGACGCTGCTCGCCAAGCTGAGGTCGTGGCAAAAGAAGGCCTTGTCCAAGTAATGCGAGATATGCTGAATCATCCCGAGCGTTATGACTGGCTTTCTACCCGATTAGAAATTACCCGCCTATTAAGAACTGATCCCGCTTTTAAAGCCAGGTGGCAGGAACACCAGGCGGTTTTGGACAAAGCTGTCACCCAGCGTCTTCAACAAAATGCGGCGGCTGATCGGATGCGCAGCGACGTTCCCATGTCGGTACTTCATACCTTTCTGGAAACCGTCATGGAAGGTTTTATTACTCTGCTAGCATCTGGAGGCTCGACTCAAGGCTTGGAAAAGGTTCTGGATTTGGTCGAAGAAACCGTACGCGGTCATTCCTCGTAG
- a CDS encoding glutamine amidotransferase, whose protein sequence is MVSLLLISSRQDPAACASEFHDVVRTAGISSGELSHQIVDSTLVTLRDLNSYDGIIVGGSALNVTDTTHSPYQQHVHRELEQLLTLDIPTLFICFGNTYLADLTGGSVTRDYGEPAGKTWVELTESGKKDLLTAHLPQQFSAYTGHKEAVKEVGRGVDILATGPQCPVQMVRANDSTWACQFHPDLDHEGMCARMGFNLTGGYFSPEDFDTITAELASVSTSAANSIMKRFVEIAQEWTPGTSTIPRSSRIGAR, encoded by the coding sequence ATGGTTTCATTACTGCTGATTTCTTCTCGCCAAGACCCGGCGGCTTGCGCTTCCGAATTTCATGATGTTGTCCGCACCGCCGGGATTAGTAGTGGTGAATTATCGCACCAAATTGTTGATTCCACCCTCGTCACGCTCAGAGACCTCAACTCCTATGACGGGATTATTGTTGGCGGGAGTGCGTTGAATGTTACTGACACTACTCACTCCCCTTATCAACAACATGTGCATCGTGAATTAGAACAGTTATTGACTCTCGATATACCCACTTTATTTATTTGCTTTGGAAACACCTATTTAGCTGATTTAACCGGTGGTTCGGTTACTAGAGACTATGGTGAGCCAGCCGGAAAAACATGGGTAGAATTAACCGAATCTGGGAAAAAGGATTTGTTAACTGCGCATCTTCCGCAACAGTTTTCAGCATATACCGGGCATAAAGAAGCTGTGAAAGAAGTAGGGCGCGGTGTTGACATATTAGCTACCGGACCTCAATGTCCGGTTCAAATGGTTCGGGCTAATGATAGCACCTGGGCATGCCAATTTCATCCCGATTTAGACCATGAGGGCATGTGCGCACGTATGGGCTTTAACCTTACTGGTGGGTATTTTTCTCCGGAGGATTTTGACACCATCACTGCTGAACTGGCCAGTGTGTCAACCTCCGCAGCTAATTCGATTATGAAGAGATTTGTGGAAATCGCGCAGGAGTGGACGCCTGGCACCTCCACCATCCCCCGTTCTTCACGAATAGGTGCACGCTAA
- a CDS encoding ACT domain-containing protein, producing the protein MFAIMTVTGADHTGIIAAVSSALAELDVNIHNVSQTLMEEWFTMILRVGFDENKTDLTHIQERMQQVEKSENLVIRIQSEALFSAVNEI; encoded by the coding sequence ATGTTTGCCATTATGACTGTTACCGGCGCTGATCACACGGGCATTATTGCGGCTGTATCTTCTGCCCTTGCAGAACTGGATGTCAATATCCACAATGTCTCTCAAACCCTGATGGAAGAATGGTTCACCATGATTCTGAGGGTAGGTTTCGACGAAAATAAAACAGATCTTACTCATATCCAAGAACGAATGCAGCAGGTAGAAAAATCTGAAAATCTCGTTATTCGGATTCAATCCGAAGCTCTTTTTAGTGCTGTTAATGAAATATAA
- a CDS encoding PFL family protein, with translation MSLTLNAGHILDTIEMIEKYRLDIRTVTMGISLLSCTRSTMEETCQAVYQRVTQQASRLVEVCESIERELGIPIVNKRISVTPVSLIIGGLSGNPTEIAQTLDKAASEVGVNFIGGYSALVEKGATEADQRLIESLPEALSTTNVVCASVNIGSSRAGLNMNAASDLGRVISHAARITAAENSIACAKLVVFANAVGDNPFMAGAFHGIEEPDCVISVGVSGPGVVDRALGNLEDASLDQVAEEIKKAAFKITRCGQLVGTMAAERLGVPFGIVDLSLAPTAELGDSVAHILEHMGLDQVGTHGTTAALALLNDAVKKGGMMACSRVGGLSGSFIPVSEDRGMIDAVRAGSISIDKLEAMTAICSVGLDMIAIPGDTPPETIAGMIADEAAIGIMNHKTTAVRVIPVPGTVAGDEVNFGGLLGYAPVIPVNKVSNRAFIHRGGFIPAPVHGFRN, from the coding sequence ATGAGTCTTACTCTTAATGCTGGGCATATTTTAGACACAATTGAGATGATTGAAAAATATCGTCTCGATATTCGTACGGTGACAATGGGTATATCACTGCTTAGTTGTACCAGATCAACGATGGAAGAAACCTGCCAGGCCGTTTATCAACGGGTAACTCAACAAGCTTCACGACTTGTGGAAGTCTGTGAAAGCATTGAAAGGGAACTAGGGATACCGATTGTTAATAAGCGGATATCCGTTACGCCCGTGTCCTTAATAATTGGTGGATTATCGGGAAATCCGACTGAGATTGCGCAAACCCTTGATAAAGCTGCATCTGAGGTTGGAGTGAACTTTATTGGTGGCTATTCCGCTCTCGTTGAAAAGGGAGCCACTGAAGCAGATCAACGTCTCATCGAGTCTTTACCTGAAGCCCTCAGCACCACTAATGTTGTCTGCGCTTCAGTTAATATCGGGTCTTCGCGCGCCGGCCTTAACATGAATGCCGCATCTGACCTGGGACGAGTTATTTCTCACGCGGCCCGAATCACCGCAGCAGAAAACTCCATCGCGTGCGCGAAATTGGTGGTTTTTGCCAATGCTGTCGGTGATAACCCCTTCATGGCAGGAGCCTTTCACGGTATCGAAGAGCCAGATTGTGTTATATCCGTTGGGGTATCGGGTCCTGGCGTTGTGGACCGCGCCTTAGGCAACCTTGAGGATGCCAGTCTAGATCAGGTGGCAGAGGAAATTAAGAAAGCTGCATTCAAAATCACCCGCTGTGGTCAACTCGTGGGGACGATGGCAGCTGAACGGTTAGGAGTTCCCTTCGGAATAGTTGATCTATCTCTTGCTCCTACCGCAGAACTAGGCGATTCCGTCGCACATATCCTAGAACATATGGGGCTAGACCAAGTAGGTACTCACGGTACAACTGCCGCCTTGGCACTGCTTAATGACGCAGTCAAAAAGGGCGGCATGATGGCGTGTTCACGAGTGGGAGGTCTATCCGGTTCCTTTATCCCCGTGTCAGAAGACCGAGGCATGATTGATGCCGTGCGAGCTGGTTCAATAAGCATTGACAAACTCGAAGCCATGACGGCCATCTGTTCGGTAGGCCTGGACATGATTGCGATTCCCGGTGATACTCCACCAGAAACTATTGCCGGAATGATTGCTGATGAAGCTGCTATCGGCATTATGAATCATAAAACCACCGCCGTTCGCGTCATCCCTGTGCCTGGCACAGTTGCGGGTGATGAAGTGAACTTTGGTGGTCTACTAGGCTATGCCCCAGTTATCCCGGTAAATAAGGTATCCAACCGTGCCTTTATCCACCGGGGTGGTTTTATCCCTGCTCCTGTGCATGGCTTCCGTAACTAA
- a CDS encoding GDSL-type esterase/lipase family protein: MNMRPLKTAVLAITAAMGLCLTPGVANAAPGNLVSFGDSIMANPTLEAEAQSRIDPNANPCPTDPWGFAKHAAWNMGLEPQDYSCAGATVFGGENRFDKEVDRAIADGALGPDTRVVLVNIGFNNTYGPLMSGVTENDIRNYVVDGASAQVERIRAAAPQAKIKIVGYSSITDDHHTCLAQMGNNIHSREFFDFITYIEWLSDDMLRNVADRTHTQFVDLKPASVGHSMCAPDGERWFGGLIDLGQHRNMPVHMTALGNERVGQIIAQS, from the coding sequence ATGAATATGCGTCCCCTAAAAACTGCGGTTCTGGCAATAACCGCTGCTATGGGATTGTGTTTGACTCCGGGAGTGGCCAATGCAGCCCCCGGAAACCTGGTGTCCTTCGGGGATTCCATCATGGCGAACCCGACGCTCGAAGCAGAAGCACAATCACGCATTGACCCCAACGCTAACCCGTGTCCCACCGATCCCTGGGGTTTTGCCAAGCATGCAGCTTGGAACATGGGGTTAGAACCCCAGGACTACTCCTGCGCCGGAGCGACAGTCTTTGGTGGTGAAAATCGTTTTGATAAAGAAGTTGATCGGGCAATTGCGGACGGTGCTTTAGGTCCAGATACCCGGGTGGTGCTGGTCAACATCGGCTTTAATAACACGTACGGCCCGCTGATGAGTGGTGTAACCGAAAATGATATCCGTAACTATGTGGTCGATGGTGCATCTGCCCAGGTAGAACGGATCCGGGCGGCTGCTCCCCAAGCCAAAATTAAGATTGTTGGATACAGCAGTATCACCGATGACCACCACACCTGTTTAGCGCAAATGGGTAATAATATCCATAGCCGTGAGTTCTTTGATTTCATCACTTATATTGAGTGGCTTTCAGATGATATGCTGCGCAATGTCGCAGATCGTACTCACACTCAATTTGTGGATCTCAAACCTGCGTCAGTAGGACACAGCATGTGCGCTCCGGATGGAGAGCGCTGGTTCGGCGGGCTTATTGATCTTGGGCAACACCGAAATATGCCGGTGCACATGACTGCTCTGGGCAATGAGCGAGTTGGCCAGATTATTGCCCAATCCTAG
- a CDS encoding methylenetetrahydrofolate reductase — MSTAHLYQDYQPGVPSTHPTVSFELYPPRAQARTSSVWTGINRLIDAAPDYVSVTFGAGGAKGDSRDRSVQVLMNVLDQRRKLPAVAHLTCLGSTRGDMAMIIRLLLRAGIRDFLALRGDPPSKDLPLSTEVETMTRAVDLVYLIREIEAEVLDPDRPEDRVSIAVAAYPASSGQARANDIAALLEKQRAGADYAITQVFYDPAQYDSMVRELTLAGGRLPLIPGIMPLNDLRRLEALERLSGVPVPQRIVDIHRNPDDSLRVWQSLKATIELIAGVLEAGAPGIHLYTFNRPRPVLDVVEYLRGGGYLNRYGSTGGTSRMPLPPDVDVELVGLALRRLTPGV; from the coding sequence GTGTCCACCGCTCATCTTTATCAGGATTACCAGCCGGGAGTACCTTCTACTCATCCGACGGTGTCTTTTGAGTTGTATCCGCCCCGCGCTCAAGCGAGAACCTCCAGCGTATGGACGGGCATCAACCGGCTCATTGACGCAGCACCAGATTATGTGTCGGTAACCTTTGGCGCCGGTGGCGCTAAGGGCGATAGTCGCGACCGTTCGGTCCAAGTGCTGATGAATGTCTTAGATCAGCGACGAAAGCTCCCAGCAGTTGCTCATTTAACTTGTCTAGGGTCAACCCGCGGAGACATGGCAATGATTATTCGCCTACTGCTCCGTGCTGGTATTCGAGATTTCCTTGCTTTGCGCGGAGATCCTCCCAGCAAGGATCTACCTCTTTCCACTGAGGTAGAAACCATGACTCGGGCGGTGGACTTGGTTTACCTCATTCGAGAAATAGAGGCTGAGGTCCTTGATCCTGATAGACCAGAAGACCGGGTGTCTATCGCCGTCGCAGCTTATCCGGCCAGTAGCGGACAAGCTCGGGCTAATGACATTGCTGCCTTATTGGAGAAGCAACGCGCCGGGGCAGATTACGCTATTACACAGGTGTTTTATGACCCTGCGCAGTATGACTCCATGGTCAGAGAATTGACTTTAGCTGGTGGACGCTTACCGCTTATCCCAGGGATTATGCCCTTAAATGATTTACGCAGATTAGAAGCTTTGGAACGTCTTTCTGGAGTCCCAGTACCTCAAAGAATTGTTGATATTCACCGCAATCCTGATGATTCCCTGAGAGTGTGGCAATCACTTAAAGCCACAATTGAACTGATCGCCGGCGTTTTGGAAGCTGGTGCCCCTGGGATTCACCTGTACACCTTTAACCGCCCGCGGCCTGTCTTAGATGTTGTGGAGTACCTCCGAGGAGGTGGCTACCTCAACCGATATGGAAGCACCGGTGGCACCTCACGAATGCCCTTGCCACCGGACGTCGATGTAGAACTTGTGGGCTTAGCATTGCGACGTTTAACCCCCGGCGTGTAG